One genomic region from Salvia hispanica cultivar TCC Black 2014 chromosome 2, UniMelb_Shisp_WGS_1.0, whole genome shotgun sequence encodes:
- the LOC125206929 gene encoding GDSL esterase/lipase At5g03980-like gives MVVKTSKMAAKVMGLGPECAKRQPSNSAVLFEFSELNDIGYALVQGKSIQEVTNYVPLLVEAQINAAREVIKLGATRVLYTTAAPLGCYPYILTALTTNDTSAYDELGCLRAVNNIAVKFNANLTASFLALRVEFPKVNILPADYYATVRVLISFKTPIIGSRLRNPALRSCCGVGGSYNYDSNRFCGSPNVTACSNPNNSIYWDGLHFTQQVYRSVIGIQALPALLLLGCRPI, from the exons ATGGTGGTCAAGACTTCCAAAATGGCAGCCAAAGTTATGGGTTTGGGTCCGG AGTGTGCAAAGAGGCAACCCTCAAATTCAGCTGTATTATTCGAATTCTCCGAGCTAAACGACATCGGCTACGCACTAGTCCAAGGCAAATCCATCCAAGAAGTAACAAACTACGTCCCACTTTTAGTTGAGGCCCAAATCAACGCTGCAAGA GAGGTGATCAAATTGGGTGCGACGCGGGTACTATACACCACAGCCGCCCCTCTAGGCTGCTATCCCTACATTCTAACAGCGTTAACGACCAATGACACGTCAGCCTACGACGAACTAGGATGTTTGAGGGCGGTTAACAACATCGCCGTCAAGTTTAACGCTAATCTCACAGCTTCTTTCCTCGCTCTGAGAGTAGAATTTCCAAAGGTCAACATTTTGCCTGCCGATTACTACGCAACCGTGAGAGTGCTAATCTCTTTCAAAACCCCAATTATCG GTTCGAGGCTTAGAAACCCCGCGTTGAGATCTTGTTGCGGGGTCGGGGGAAGTTATAACTATGATAGCAACAGGTTTTGTGGGAGCCCTAATGTGACGGCTTGCTCAAACCCTAATAACTCCATATATTGGGATGGTTTGCACTTTACACAACAAGTGTATCGGAGCGTTATAGGCATACAAGCTCTACCGGCGCTGTTGCTGCTCGGATGCAGAccaatataa
- the LOC125203174 gene encoding acetylajmalan esterase-like: protein MYRFGDGISDIGNAVRIPPLGPLLPPTRDPYGITFPGFPTGRWSDGRLEVDYVGNAVGLPNIVPYLSINASTSYDGVVFAVARSTTLNASFLQSRGIVVPPYNTPLDTQLNWFRTFLQSNCTSQTECAKRQISNSSIVIEFGELNEIGYALVQGKSIQEVTSYVPLIVEAQINAAREVIKMGATLVLYTSAAPLGCYPYILTALATDDVSAYDGQGCLKAVNDIAVKFNTKLILSILALNAEFPKVRIFPTDYYATMTAQIKLKTPLIGSRLRNPALRSCCGVGGRYNYDSNRLCGSPNVPACSNPNNSIFWDGLHFTQEVFRNVVAIQIFPALLVLGCRII, encoded by the exons ATGTACCGCTTTGGCGACGGAATATCCGATATAGGAAACGCCGTTAGGATTCCACCGCTCGGGCCTCTTCTCCCACCCACACGTGACCCTTACGGCATCACTTTCCCGGGCTTTCCTACTGGCCGGTGGTCCGATGGCCGTCTCGAGGTCGACTACGTGG GTAACGCTGTTGGCCTGCCCAACATCGTACCGTACTTGTCGATCAATGCTTCTACAAGCTACGACGGAGTCGTATTTGCAGTAGCACGAAGCACAACTCTTAATGCTTCATTTCTTCAATCAAGGGGAATTGTTGTCCCACCTTATAATACTCCTCTTGACACTCAATTAAATTGGTTTAGAACATTTCTCCAATCAAATTGCACTAGTCAAACAG AGTGTGCAAAGAGGCAAATCTCCAATTCTTCTATAGTAATCGAATTCGGCGAGTTAAACGAGATCGGCTACGCATTAGTCCAAGGCAAATCCATCCAAGAAGTAACAAGCTACGTCCCACTCATAGTCGAGGCCCAAATCAACGCTGcaaga GAGGTGATCAAAATGGGGGCAACGTTAGTACTATACACCTCAGCCGCCCCTCTAGGCTGCTATCCGTACATTCTAACGGCCTTAGCCACTGACGACGTGTCAGCCTACGACGGTCAAGGGTGTTTGAAGGCTGTCAATGACATTGCCGTTAAGTTTAACACGAAACTCATTTTATCTATACTTGCTCTAAACGCGGAATTCCCCAAAGTCAGAATATTCCCAACTGATTACTATGCAACTATGACGGCACAAATCAAACTCAAAACCCCACTAATAG GTTCGAGGCTTAGAAACCCCGCATTGAGGTCTTGTTGCGGAGTCGGGGGAAGATATAACTATGATAGCAACAGGTTGTGTGGGAGCCCTAATGTGCCTGCTTGCTCAAACCCTAATAACTCCATATTTTGGGATGGTTTGCACTTCACACAAGAAGTGTTTCGTAATGTGGTAGCCATACAAATTTTTCCGGCGCTGTTGGTGCTAGGATGCAgaataatataa
- the LOC125206928 gene encoding acetylajmalan esterase-like codes for MHYHVQLIYLLFGDGISDTGNSVRVPVYGPIQPPTRDPYGVTFPGYPTGRWSDGRLEIDYVAEAVGLPNIVPYLSINASRSYDGVVFSIAGSTSLNDSFFESRGIGVPPVQIPLDTQLAWFRTFLRSKCTSQTG; via the exons ATGCA ttaccatgttcaattaatttacttACTCTTTGGCGACGGAATATCCGATACAGGGAACTCCGTTAGGGTTCCGGTATATGGGCCTATTCAACCACCCACACGTGACCCTTACGGCGTCACTTTCCCCGGCTATCCTACCGGCCGTTGGTCCGATGGCCGTCTCGAGATCGATTATGTGg CGGAAGCAGTGGGTCTGCCCAACATTGTACCATACTTGTCGATCAATGCTTCTAGAAGCTACGATGGAGTCGTATTTTCAATAGCAGGAAGCACGTCTCTTaatgattcattttttgaatCAAGAGGAATTGGTGTCCCACCTGTTCAGATTCCTCTTGACACTCAATTAGCTTGGTTTAGAACATTTCTCCGATCAAAGTGCACTAGTCAGACAGGTTAA